The following are from one region of the Paenibacillus sp. JZ16 genome:
- the nagA gene encoding N-acetylglucosamine-6-phosphate deacetylase, translated as MSGERKESVQLLYGQVLTPNGICEDGVLAIQGESISYAGDASGLPADLKQAAAEVIHQPDGYIIPGFIDIHVHGGNGEDFMDASKDVLDKITSFHSSQGTTAMLATTMTAPKAAIDHVLQEVNDYQSQGMPYTRLVGVHLEGPFISPKWPGAQNPEHIVHANIDWLEEWVSTYHGLIRQVTLAPEREGALEAISWLNTHGIVAALGHTDATYEEVEAAVEAGLSHGVHTFNAMTGLHHRKPGVVGAMLSDDRLSCEIIADGIHVHPAAIRILARMKQDGNLILITDAMSATGMADGEYTIGDLPVVVENGIATLKSNRDSLAGSTLTMIKGFQLLVREVGLSIEQASLVGSLNPAAKIGIADLTGSLEAGKLADVLMLSSDLELQGVWIQGQRKH; from the coding sequence ATGAGCGGCGAACGAAAAGAATCTGTCCAATTGCTGTATGGTCAAGTCCTGACGCCAAACGGCATCTGCGAAGACGGCGTGCTGGCGATTCAAGGTGAGAGCATCTCCTACGCCGGTGATGCTTCCGGACTCCCTGCCGATCTGAAGCAGGCCGCAGCGGAAGTGATCCATCAACCGGATGGGTACATTATTCCCGGTTTTATTGATATCCACGTACATGGGGGTAACGGTGAAGATTTCATGGATGCCTCCAAGGATGTCCTGGATAAAATCACGTCGTTCCACAGCTCCCAGGGAACAACGGCCATGCTTGCTACCACGATGACGGCCCCTAAGGCAGCCATCGACCATGTGCTGCAAGAAGTTAACGACTACCAGAGCCAAGGCATGCCTTACACAAGACTGGTGGGCGTACATCTGGAAGGCCCTTTTATCAGTCCGAAATGGCCCGGCGCACAAAATCCGGAGCATATCGTCCACGCTAATATCGATTGGCTGGAAGAGTGGGTATCCACTTACCATGGCCTGATCCGCCAGGTGACGCTCGCACCCGAGCGAGAGGGAGCACTAGAGGCTATCTCTTGGCTGAACACCCACGGGATCGTAGCCGCCTTGGGGCATACAGATGCCACCTATGAGGAAGTCGAAGCCGCCGTTGAAGCAGGTCTTAGCCATGGCGTGCATACGTTCAATGCGATGACAGGACTGCACCACCGCAAGCCTGGCGTGGTGGGCGCGATGCTCAGTGATGATCGCTTAAGCTGCGAGATTATCGCTGACGGTATCCATGTCCACCCCGCAGCCATTCGGATTCTGGCCCGCATGAAGCAAGACGGAAATCTGATTCTGATTACCGACGCGATGTCCGCTACCGGTATGGCTGACGGCGAATATACGATTGGTGACCTGCCGGTTGTTGTCGAGAACGGCATCGCCACGCTCAAGAGCAACCGAGACAGCCTGGCTGGCAGTACACTGACGATGATCAAGGGCTTTCAGCTGTTGGTCCGAGAGGTTGGGTTAAGCATTGAGCAGGCTTCCCTCGTTGGAAGTCTCAATCCCGCCGCAAAGATCGGCATCGCAGATCTTACAGGCTCTCTTGAAGCCGGCAAGCTTGCCGATGTGCTGATGCTTTCAAGTGATCTGGAGCTTCAAGGCGTCTGGATTCAAGGACAACGCAAACATTAA
- a CDS encoding response regulator transcription factor, translated as MKTILIVDDEPRTREGVRKTLEAWSSGRCRIVTASSGVEALEWLQEQVAHLVVTDIRMPEIGGLELIERLHELEHPPVIIVISGYSEFDYARKALQYGVVDYLLKPLDKRKLVTAVESALERREKIDRIERMEKLVDPKLLEAAQQDKGYSIQVQEALKYVDQHLQESVSLKEVAEVLHLNSSYFSVLFKEQTGLTFSEYLTRRRVQRAKELLAGTSLPVAEIAEKVGYQTAKYFVKVFRDLEEVSPSQYRHSVSDSGEEI; from the coding sequence ATGAAAACGATACTGATCGTGGATGATGAGCCGAGAACGAGGGAAGGGGTAAGGAAGACGCTGGAGGCATGGTCGTCGGGTCGCTGCAGAATCGTGACGGCTTCAAGCGGCGTAGAGGCGCTGGAGTGGCTGCAGGAGCAGGTGGCTCATCTGGTGGTGACGGACATCCGCATGCCGGAAATCGGGGGACTTGAGCTCATTGAGAGATTGCATGAACTAGAGCATCCGCCGGTCATTATCGTCATATCCGGTTATTCGGAATTCGATTATGCCCGTAAAGCGCTGCAATACGGCGTCGTGGATTATCTCCTAAAGCCGCTGGATAAGCGGAAGCTGGTAACTGCGGTCGAATCGGCCCTGGAACGCCGGGAAAAAATAGACCGGATTGAGCGGATGGAGAAACTGGTGGATCCCAAGCTCCTGGAGGCGGCGCAGCAGGATAAGGGCTACAGCATTCAGGTGCAGGAAGCGCTGAAGTACGTGGATCAGCACCTTCAGGAATCGGTATCGCTTAAGGAAGTGGCAGAAGTGCTTCACCTGAATTCCAGTTATTTCAGCGTGTTATTCAAAGAGCAGACCGGACTCACCTTCAGCGAATATTTAACGCGTCGCAGGGTACAGCGGGCCAAGGAGCTGTTGGCGGGCACATCGCTGCCTGTCGCGGAAATTGCGGAGAAGGTGGGATACCAAACGGCGAAATATTTCGTGAAAGTGTTCCGTGACCTTGAGGAGGTAAGCCCGAGTCAATACCGCCATAGCGTATCCGATAGCGGAGAGGAAATCTAA
- a CDS encoding helix-turn-helix domain-containing protein has protein sequence MKGTDHNSKFLLTHREREVFELLVQDKTTRDIAGQLFISEKTVRNHISNVMQKLNVKGRSQAVVELIKLGELKI, from the coding sequence TTGAAGGGGACCGACCATAACAGCAAGTTCTTGTTAACCCACCGTGAACGCGAAGTGTTTGAATTGCTAGTGCAGGACAAAACGACTCGCGATATCGCCGGGCAGTTGTTTATTAGCGAAAAGACGGTGCGTAACCACATCTCCAATGTCATGCAGAAATTAAACGTCAAGGGCCGTTCGCAAGCTGTCGTTGAGTTGATAAAACTCGGTGAGTTGAAGATCTGA
- a CDS encoding MurR/RpiR family transcriptional regulator — protein MTPILHIISVEKESLPRQERRLAEFILTAPSEIVHMGIKDLAEQCEVSAATVTRFCKNFQCKGYPDFKLKLAAEIAHAEMASRTGNTRYQDIVAGNALAGIVEAIESNHLTSIRDTTELLDLGQLERAVDALCRAKRIDLYGVATSSIVAQDFYQKLIRIGKNCTAFADSHMQITSASTLASSDVAVAVSYSGETPETIDALTCAKDAGAFTISITSYRSSAISALADITLYSSSLEEGMRRGDMASRIAQLHIIDILFMGMASRDFSTYVPRLEQSYLNVQNYRKSRGG, from the coding sequence ATGACACCAATCTTGCATATTATTTCTGTCGAAAAGGAAAGTCTGCCCCGTCAGGAACGACGGCTCGCAGAGTTTATTTTGACAGCTCCATCCGAGATTGTGCATATGGGCATTAAAGATCTTGCAGAGCAGTGTGAGGTCAGCGCTGCCACCGTAACCCGTTTTTGTAAGAACTTTCAGTGTAAGGGGTATCCTGATTTTAAGCTCAAGCTCGCCGCCGAGATCGCTCATGCCGAAATGGCCTCACGCACGGGAAATACGCGCTATCAGGATATCGTTGCCGGCAACGCGCTTGCCGGCATCGTCGAGGCGATTGAATCCAATCATCTGACTTCGATACGGGATACGACAGAGCTGCTCGATCTGGGTCAGCTGGAGCGTGCCGTGGATGCCCTATGCCGCGCGAAGCGCATTGATCTGTACGGAGTGGCTACCTCTTCCATTGTGGCACAGGACTTCTACCAGAAGCTGATCCGGATCGGCAAAAACTGCACGGCTTTCGCAGATTCGCATATGCAGATCACATCAGCCTCTACCCTGGCTTCAAGCGATGTTGCCGTTGCTGTTTCATACTCCGGCGAAACACCGGAGACCATCGATGCGTTGACTTGTGCCAAAGACGCCGGCGCCTTCACGATCAGCATCACCTCGTACCGAAGCAGCGCCATCTCCGCTCTGGCAGACATCACACTGTATTCATCTTCATTAGAGGAAGGAATGCGGCGGGGAGACATGGCTTCGCGTATCGCTCAGCTTCACATTATCGACATCCTGTTCATGGGTATGGCCAGTCGGGACTTCTCTACGTATGTTCCCCGTCTGGAGCAATCATATCTTAATGTTCAAAACTATCGCAAAAGCCGAGGAGGATAA
- the nagB gene encoding glucosamine-6-phosphate deaminase has translation MNIYTFRDEEQFVQTGANLISSLLHTNPRAKLGLATGSTPVGLYAKLIEMNRQGLVSFAQTTTYNLDEYVGLPENHPESYRTFMNEKFFNHVDIQIERTHVPNGNAADAKAECLNYDKMLEEFGPVDLQLLGLGHNGHIGFNEPGEALSGGTHVVELQEKTRNANARFFPTLDDVPTHAITMGVATILKARQILLLVRGEDKAEIVHRALQGPITTQCPASLLQCHPNVVVLLDQGAGRLLV, from the coding sequence ATGAATATTTACACATTCCGCGATGAAGAGCAATTTGTGCAAACAGGTGCCAACCTGATCTCCAGCCTGCTTCACACCAATCCGCGCGCTAAGCTGGGACTGGCTACAGGAAGCACACCGGTCGGGCTCTATGCCAAACTGATTGAAATGAACCGTCAGGGCCTGGTCAGCTTCGCCCAGACCACAACATATAATCTGGACGAATATGTAGGCCTTCCCGAGAACCATCCCGAGAGCTACCGCACTTTCATGAATGAGAAGTTCTTCAATCATGTGGACATCCAGATCGAACGGACCCATGTGCCGAACGGAAATGCTGCCGATGCGAAAGCAGAATGCCTGAATTACGATAAAATGTTGGAAGAATTCGGCCCGGTTGATCTCCAGCTTCTCGGCCTTGGACATAACGGACACATCGGTTTTAACGAACCTGGTGAAGCCTTGAGTGGGGGTACGCATGTGGTTGAGCTGCAAGAGAAAACACGCAACGCCAATGCAAGATTCTTCCCTACCCTGGATGATGTTCCAACCCATGCGATTACGATGGGCGTTGCCACGATCTTGAAAGCCCGGCAAATCCTTCTCCTCGTCCGTGGTGAGGATAAAGCGGAAATTGTTCACCGTGCATTGCAAGGACCGATTACCACACAATGTCCGGCATCGCTGCTTCAATGTCATCCGAACGTGGTTGTCCTTTTGGATCAAGGTGCGGGGAGACTGCTGGTATGA
- a CDS encoding NAD-dependent epimerase/dehydratase family protein, which translates to MAAETLTNKKLLITGATGFTGLHACAYFVRQGCTVVAAGRNKKTLDSIQGVISAECHLEDREQVNDLIRNNLPDYILHLAGKNSASESWKHPASYMESNVMGTIYLLEAVRQHCPESRMVMVGSRLSVDPAKGAAAVPHPYSLSKTFASWSAAAWHSMFNQHIVLAEPSNLIGPGESTGFCTLLARYIAGCEAGRGLPLFRISSRFESRDFLDVRDAVAAYGVLLKSGSSGMTYPIDSGKEHTLGELAERLLKETGTAVPIDWGPESASLSLDSLNKGTGGQQGAGLLKALGWSPQYVLEQSLADIMDDARIQVQSSTS; encoded by the coding sequence ATGGCAGCAGAAACATTAACAAACAAAAAACTGCTGATCACAGGAGCCACAGGTTTTACCGGCTTACATGCTTGTGCTTATTTCGTCCGGCAGGGCTGTACGGTCGTTGCTGCCGGTCGAAATAAGAAAACGCTGGATTCGATACAAGGCGTCATTTCCGCCGAGTGTCACCTGGAGGATCGTGAACAGGTGAATGACCTTATTCGAAATAACCTTCCCGATTATATTTTACATTTAGCCGGAAAAAATTCAGCATCGGAGTCGTGGAAGCATCCTGCTTCATATATGGAGAGTAATGTTATGGGTACCATCTATCTGCTTGAGGCTGTTCGGCAGCACTGTCCGGAGAGTCGCATGGTGATGGTTGGGTCCAGACTAAGCGTAGATCCCGCAAAAGGCGCGGCCGCCGTTCCTCATCCATACAGCCTTAGCAAAACCTTTGCCAGTTGGTCCGCAGCGGCCTGGCACAGCATGTTTAACCAGCATATCGTCCTTGCTGAGCCGTCCAATCTGATTGGCCCTGGAGAATCGACAGGATTCTGCACGCTGCTTGCCCGGTATATTGCAGGCTGTGAAGCGGGTAGGGGCCTGCCGCTATTCCGTATCAGTTCCCGATTCGAATCCAGGGACTTTCTGGACGTTCGGGATGCGGTAGCTGCATACGGCGTACTTCTGAAGAGCGGGTCTTCCGGCATGACGTATCCCATCGATTCGGGGAAAGAGCATACGCTTGGAGAGCTGGCTGAGCGCTTACTGAAGGAGACCGGGACGGCGGTGCCCATCGATTGGGGACCTGAATCCGCCTCGCTTTCGTTGGATTCGTTAAATAAGGGGACCGGGGGGCAGCAAGGGGCCGGGCTCCTCAAAGCGCTGGGATGGAGCCCGCAATACGTCCTGGAGCAATCGCTTGCCGATATTATGGATGACGCCAGAATACAGGTGCAGTCCTCCACTTCATAA
- a CDS encoding YhcN/YlaJ family sporulation lipoprotein, producing the protein MIKSKALNLTVSTALLLSMAAVAGCGNANDGNTTRTNNVDSGRIGVNSVRNNQNVRSTQQHDLTNLKYSKTLSKKVSDISGLGTAHVFVTNRNAYVSLSRDGMNTNNINGRVTGMSTGANRATDRTLTGTNTTNVRNRTFGTSGTGSVGLLQGMANDTRRAVDNTTGLGTGLGRNADNRGFGVNGTTTNGGFGGSNYNTLNGTRTNGLMGTNGTNGTTNDTHMGTGINGVPYGTYNNNNMGIMSNNREEVPQHVRQEITSKIRKTAPHISQVYVSTDEDFYQHANRFGTDGNAANTVGTLTRDFGTWINRVFPLNLGGRDGMNDTRGNLMKNDTDDGWFGGNRNSR; encoded by the coding sequence ATGATTAAATCCAAGGCCCTCAACCTGACCGTCTCCACGGCATTGCTGCTGAGTATGGCTGCAGTAGCAGGATGCGGTAACGCCAACGACGGCAACACGACACGTACGAACAATGTGGACAGTGGCCGTATCGGTGTGAATTCCGTACGGAACAACCAGAACGTCCGCAGCACGCAGCAGCATGACCTGACCAACCTGAAATACAGCAAAACGCTGTCGAAGAAAGTTTCGGATATCAGTGGTTTAGGTACAGCGCATGTATTCGTGACGAACCGCAATGCGTATGTATCGCTGTCCCGGGATGGCATGAACACGAATAACATCAACGGTCGTGTGACAGGTATGAGCACTGGAGCTAATCGTGCCACTGACCGTACGCTGACGGGCACGAACACCACGAATGTCAGAAACCGTACCTTCGGTACCTCAGGTACAGGCAGCGTCGGTCTCCTGCAAGGAATGGCAAACGACACAAGACGTGCTGTGGACAATACGACAGGTCTTGGAACAGGTTTAGGCCGTAATGCCGATAACCGCGGCTTCGGTGTAAATGGAACGACAACCAATGGCGGATTTGGCGGCAGCAATTATAATACGTTAAACGGAACACGCACGAATGGACTGATGGGTACTAACGGAACGAACGGTACGACAAATGACACTCATATGGGAACAGGCATCAATGGCGTTCCTTATGGCACTTACAACAACAATAATATGGGCATCATGAGCAACAATCGTGAAGAGGTTCCTCAACATGTACGTCAGGAGATTACGAGCAAAATTCGCAAGACCGCTCCGCATATCAGTCAAGTATATGTTTCCACGGATGAGGATTTTTATCAGCATGCCAATCGTTTTGGAACTGACGGTAATGCAGCGAACACGGTTGGAACGCTTACGCGCGATTTCGGCACATGGATTAACCGTGTGTTCCCACTGAACCTTGGCGGTCGTGACGGCATGAACGATACCCGCGGCAACCTGATGAAGAATGATACGGATGACGGTTGGTTTGGCGGTAATCGGAACAGCCGGTAA
- a CDS encoding cache domain-containing sensor histidine kinase, with the protein MNRFGRLNTLRNQIFLGFMLVMVIVLALVGVFVYDQVSALLRNSAEKHIQQTAVQATGKLDALLKQVDTLTAQVSTNATVQRFLAQETAGKPITFGERQSLQQEVRKYEAYATGIRSLELYTKDYRRLFPLDEGSLTSRVRGDWIAAADQGMGKLVWFGQDPRDPDVVVAVRRIRLIDHSFAHGGYLLVKLEKDYFALADSAGGMGTDSRETMGLFDQAGNEISSDFATVVDAKEVLHREGETVTVGHEDYIAVQKQSEATGWNLVILTPVDYTTEGISVLRTAIIVSGGVGALLFLFLSFILTTMIIRPILNLIKAMRGVRLGTLKPIAVTSKTMEINELNNSYNQMVDSLNELIEVVYQKEIIQSRTELKALQAQINPHFLFNTLEAFYWALDDQGEEELAQIVVAMSGLFRYVINRKDEDEWVSVRDELDHAERYLMIMKMRMLDRLSWKIEADEASKNVPIPKLLIQPIVENAILHGVEQRLGPGTVIVRAKVSDHPGYTVISVSDDGPGMDEETVASLYSSMEKGYAESSKKSGVGIANVEQRIRLYYASGQAGLRIHSVVGQGTTISFQIPNDFQVNGGEGEQHENDTDRG; encoded by the coding sequence TTGAACAGATTTGGCAGGCTGAATACACTGCGGAATCAAATCTTCCTTGGATTTATGCTAGTGATGGTTATCGTATTGGCATTGGTCGGGGTGTTTGTATATGATCAGGTTTCGGCTTTGCTGCGCAACAGTGCGGAGAAGCATATTCAGCAGACGGCCGTTCAGGCCACAGGGAAGCTGGATGCGCTGCTCAAGCAGGTGGATACGCTGACGGCACAAGTCTCGACGAACGCGACGGTTCAGCGCTTTCTGGCGCAGGAGACCGCGGGTAAGCCGATAACATTCGGTGAACGGCAGTCCCTTCAACAGGAGGTTCGTAAATATGAAGCCTACGCTACGGGCATCCGGTCGCTGGAATTATATACGAAGGATTATCGGCGGCTGTTTCCACTGGATGAAGGAAGTCTGACCAGCCGGGTTAGGGGCGATTGGATTGCTGCGGCAGACCAGGGCATGGGGAAGCTGGTATGGTTCGGTCAGGATCCCCGGGACCCGGATGTGGTGGTAGCGGTACGGAGAATTCGGCTGATTGACCATTCCTTTGCCCACGGCGGATACTTGCTCGTGAAGCTGGAGAAGGACTATTTTGCGCTGGCGGACTCTGCAGGCGGCATGGGCACCGATTCGCGTGAAACGATGGGATTGTTTGATCAGGCGGGGAATGAAATCTCGTCCGATTTTGCCACCGTGGTGGATGCGAAGGAGGTTTTGCACCGCGAAGGGGAGACGGTTACGGTCGGCCATGAGGACTACATTGCCGTACAGAAACAGTCTGAGGCCACGGGCTGGAACCTGGTCATCCTGACGCCTGTCGATTATACGACGGAGGGGATATCGGTGCTGCGGACCGCGATCATCGTATCCGGGGGCGTGGGTGCGCTGCTGTTTCTGTTCTTAAGCTTTATACTGACCACGATGATCATCCGGCCGATTTTGAATCTGATCAAAGCCATGCGCGGCGTGAGATTGGGAACGCTGAAGCCCATTGCCGTCACCTCGAAGACGATGGAGATCAACGAGCTTAACAATTCGTACAACCAGATGGTGGATTCGCTGAACGAATTAATCGAGGTTGTGTATCAGAAGGAGATCATTCAGAGCCGGACGGAACTTAAAGCGCTGCAGGCGCAGATCAATCCGCACTTTCTTTTTAACACATTGGAAGCGTTTTACTGGGCGCTGGATGATCAAGGGGAAGAAGAGCTGGCCCAAATCGTGGTCGCGATGTCCGGCTTATTCCGTTACGTCATTAACCGCAAAGACGAGGATGAGTGGGTATCGGTCCGGGACGAGCTGGATCATGCCGAGCGTTATTTGATGATTATGAAAATGCGGATGCTGGACCGGTTATCCTGGAAAATCGAGGCGGATGAAGCCAGCAAAAACGTGCCGATTCCGAAGCTGCTGATTCAGCCGATCGTGGAAAATGCGATCCTCCACGGAGTTGAGCAGCGATTGGGTCCGGGCACCGTTATTGTACGGGCGAAGGTCTCGGATCACCCGGGATATACGGTCATTTCGGTTAGCGATGACGGCCCGGGAATGGACGAGGAGACGGTGGCCTCTCTGTATTCCTCCATGGAAAAGGGATACGCGGAATCTTCTAAAAAAAGCGGTGTTGGCATTGCCAATGTAGAGCAGCGAATCCGGTTGTATTACGCTTCCGGGCAAGCCGGCCTGCGTATTCACAGCGTGGTGGGTCAGGGAACGACGATTTCATTTCAAATTCCGAATGATTTTCAGGTTAATGGTGGGGAGGGGGAACAGCATGAAAACGATACTGATCGTGGATGA